One genomic window of Methanosalsum zhilinae DSM 4017 includes the following:
- a CDS encoding phosphoadenosine phosphosulfate reductase domain-containing protein — translation MKHSKKQRRTGEHIHWCMECNTPLADRICCRCKGQGRRIQLTEPGDIRFASEYENQLLSGLLMEHFGTSPFDGRIILLNKVPGDDRSDEVIVDGIKAGLMWFDPVTKKHRFRPTADGAALLLETATENVVTIEDTGRHLSGKKVKPENTAGIPESPVLIRTETGLAGAGEWQESGILKIQDIKRSGAQLLPETPSMEDIIAANIDHIRRLGKDGMNIIRGIANQKQYRKMPVQVSFSGGKDSLVVLDLALSALKKRDVKAVFVNTGLEFPDTVEFVRKHCRERKVPLTEESAGNAFWENIDSFGPPGKDFRWCCKVCKLAPAAKAVENCSSSNGTCLTIDGKRRYESFSRSSTPASEMNPFVPGQLNIFPIRNWRAIEVWLYIHWRKLDYNPLYDTGFERVGCYLCPASMQAEYEIVKKKYPQMYQQWNSYLKNWATEHSLPEEYIDHGFWRWQSHPPKMLKLAEKLGIKTKPAERKGRFEIHSVSGTSPCTAGGYSVEANVTGLTFSEVEGVMYVMGSITSSEELGVIAVNTDEFSITYYSTGSLKVRAGSRESAEEIFNTTAANLARIRNCTLCGLCTKVCPADCISLDQGLRIDESCNACGRCLDSCVAARYR, via the coding sequence TTGAAACACTCAAAAAAACAGCGCAGAACCGGTGAACATATCCACTGGTGCATGGAATGCAACACACCGCTCGCAGACAGGATATGCTGCAGGTGCAAAGGGCAGGGTCGCAGGATCCAGCTGACAGAACCTGGAGATATCAGGTTTGCATCAGAATATGAAAATCAGTTATTATCAGGGCTTCTGATGGAACACTTCGGGACCAGTCCATTTGACGGCAGGATCATTCTCCTGAACAAGGTACCAGGGGATGATCGAAGTGATGAGGTCATTGTGGACGGTATCAAAGCCGGGCTCATGTGGTTTGATCCGGTCACAAAAAAGCACAGGTTCAGGCCAACAGCAGACGGTGCCGCACTGCTCCTGGAGACTGCAACAGAGAATGTGGTAACCATAGAGGATACAGGACGACACCTCAGCGGCAAGAAGGTCAAACCGGAAAACACTGCAGGCATTCCCGAATCCCCGGTCCTGATCCGGACAGAAACAGGACTTGCAGGAGCAGGTGAATGGCAGGAATCAGGAATTCTAAAGATCCAGGATATAAAAAGATCCGGTGCACAGCTTCTTCCAGAAACCCCCTCAATGGAGGACATCATAGCCGCAAACATAGACCACATACGAAGACTTGGCAAAGACGGCATGAATATCATCAGGGGAATTGCAAACCAGAAACAGTACAGAAAAATGCCGGTACAGGTATCCTTTAGTGGAGGAAAGGATAGCCTGGTGGTACTTGACCTGGCACTCAGTGCCCTGAAAAAAAGGGATGTAAAGGCAGTCTTTGTAAACACCGGCCTGGAATTTCCTGATACTGTGGAATTTGTCAGAAAACACTGCAGAGAAAGGAAAGTTCCCTTAACAGAAGAATCTGCAGGAAACGCCTTCTGGGAAAACATTGACAGCTTCGGACCCCCGGGCAAGGATTTCAGGTGGTGCTGCAAGGTCTGCAAGCTTGCACCGGCAGCAAAGGCAGTTGAGAACTGCTCCAGCAGCAATGGAACCTGCCTCACCATTGACGGGAAAAGAAGATACGAATCATTCAGCAGATCATCCACACCTGCCAGTGAAATGAACCCCTTTGTACCGGGACAGCTCAACATCTTCCCAATACGAAACTGGAGGGCAATTGAGGTCTGGCTGTACATTCACTGGCGAAAACTTGACTACAACCCACTCTACGACACAGGTTTTGAAAGGGTTGGCTGCTATCTGTGTCCTGCGTCCATGCAGGCAGAATATGAGATTGTAAAGAAAAAATATCCTCAAATGTATCAACAGTGGAACTCATACCTCAAAAACTGGGCCACAGAGCACTCCCTGCCAGAAGAATACATAGACCACGGCTTCTGGCGCTGGCAATCACATCCTCCGAAAATGCTAAAACTTGCAGAAAAGCTTGGTATCAAAACAAAACCTGCAGAAAGAAAAGGCAGGTTTGAAATCCACTCGGTTTCAGGAACATCCCCCTGTACTGCAGGCGGATATTCAGTAGAGGCAAACGTCACAGGCCTCACCTTCAGTGAGGTGGAGGGAGTGATGTATGTCATGGGAAGTATAACCTCATCAGAGGAACTGGGAGTAATTGCTGTCAATACAGATGAGTTCAGCATAACCTATTACTCCACAGGATCACTGAAGGTGCGCGCAGGGTCCAGGGAAAGTGCAGAAGAGATCTTCAACACCACCGCAGCAAACCTTGCAAGGATCAGGAACTGTACCCTGTGCGGACTGTGCACAAAGGTCTGCCCTGCAGACTGCATATCACTGGACCAGGGTCTCAGGATAGATGAATCCTGCAATGCCTGTGGCAGGTGTCTTGACTCCTGTGTGGCAGCCAGGTACAGGTAA
- a CDS encoding FAD-dependent oxidoreductase, with translation MFHDRKDAGEQLARKLDRYRNSDPVVLTIPKGGAQVGAEVAKYLNSEFSYLISRKLPFPDYTEGGFGAIAEDGTTYIIKDAALWLDRGTIERIKKEQIREIDRRIKVLRKGEPLPDIKSRTVILVDDGIAMGSTMMAAIRMCRKRNPERIVVAVPVAGRRTSLQIRNESDDYVVLEIPDDFRAVAQVYRNWYDVPDDEAIEIFETFRKKREKMVEETQADIHHDVVVIGTGAAGATVAHKCRSAGMDVAVVDNRSYGGTCAQRGCNPKKVLTGAVEIMEQARQMGDNGLKGSDGIGIDWQSLMRFKRTFTDPVPERFERKFSERGIRTYHATARFAGRSLLQIDGKKVHSRYIVLATGAKPAKLGIEGEEHVISSDRFLELESLPEKIVFIGGGYISFEFAHVAARAGSEVVILQRNSRALKEFDPDMVDILVEATEKIGIEIVTRSPVTEIEKTGERYLVRTDSGKVYACDLVVHGAGRVAALDELDLAQGNVEAGPAGVVVNKYMQSISNPGVYAAGDCNENGPKLIPTANLEAFAVADNITGGNRKTVDYTAIPAVVFTIPALASAGIDSRKVTKGHQVISHDRTDWYSSRQVNEKYAASKIIVDQESDRIVGAHILGHRAEEVINIFSMAMRKGITRQELKEMAWAYPSVCADIRYMIR, from the coding sequence ATGTTTCATGATAGAAAGGATGCAGGAGAACAGCTAGCAAGAAAACTTGACCGATACAGAAACAGTGACCCTGTGGTACTGACAATACCAAAAGGCGGTGCCCAGGTTGGTGCAGAGGTGGCAAAATATCTAAACTCTGAGTTCTCCTACCTGATCTCAAGAAAACTACCGTTTCCTGATTATACAGAAGGTGGTTTTGGAGCCATTGCAGAGGATGGAACCACCTATATCATAAAGGATGCTGCACTCTGGCTTGACAGGGGTACCATTGAGAGGATAAAGAAGGAGCAGATCAGGGAAATTGACCGGCGCATCAAGGTACTGAGAAAAGGTGAGCCACTGCCTGATATCAAATCAAGGACAGTTATACTGGTGGATGACGGGATTGCCATGGGCTCTACCATGATGGCTGCCATACGCATGTGCAGGAAACGCAACCCTGAAAGAATAGTTGTTGCAGTACCTGTGGCAGGACGCAGGACAAGCCTGCAGATCAGAAATGAATCAGATGATTATGTGGTACTGGAGATCCCTGATGATTTCAGGGCAGTGGCGCAGGTATATCGTAACTGGTACGATGTCCCTGATGATGAAGCCATAGAGATCTTTGAGACCTTCAGGAAGAAAAGGGAGAAGATGGTTGAGGAAACACAGGCAGACATTCACCACGATGTGGTGGTAATCGGAACCGGTGCTGCAGGAGCCACAGTGGCACATAAGTGCAGGTCCGCAGGAATGGATGTGGCAGTTGTGGATAACCGCAGCTATGGCGGAACCTGTGCCCAGAGAGGCTGCAATCCCAAGAAGGTGCTAACAGGTGCAGTGGAGATAATGGAACAGGCAAGGCAGATGGGTGACAATGGCCTGAAGGGTTCTGATGGGATAGGTATAGACTGGCAGTCCCTGATGAGGTTCAAGCGCACATTCACAGACCCTGTACCTGAAAGGTTTGAGAGAAAATTTAGTGAAAGGGGTATCAGGACCTATCATGCAACTGCACGCTTTGCAGGCAGATCACTGCTGCAGATCGATGGCAAAAAGGTCCACTCCCGGTACATTGTGCTGGCAACCGGTGCAAAGCCTGCTAAACTGGGTATTGAAGGTGAGGAACACGTAATTAGCAGTGACCGGTTCCTGGAACTTGAATCACTGCCTGAGAAGATCGTGTTCATTGGCGGTGGTTATATTTCATTCGAATTTGCCCATGTGGCTGCAAGGGCAGGTTCAGAGGTGGTAATACTTCAGAGAAACTCCAGGGCTCTCAAGGAATTTGATCCTGATATGGTGGATATCCTGGTAGAAGCTACAGAAAAGATTGGTATTGAGATTGTGACCCGTTCTCCTGTAACAGAAATTGAAAAGACCGGTGAGAGATATCTTGTAAGGACCGATTCTGGTAAGGTCTATGCATGTGACCTGGTGGTACATGGGGCAGGCAGGGTTGCAGCACTTGATGAACTGGATCTGGCACAGGGTAATGTGGAAGCAGGTCCTGCAGGAGTTGTGGTGAACAAATACATGCAGAGCATCTCCAATCCGGGAGTATATGCAGCAGGTGACTGCAATGAGAATGGTCCCAAACTGATCCCCACAGCCAATCTTGAAGCATTTGCAGTGGCAGACAATATCACCGGCGGCAACCGCAAGACAGTTGATTACACAGCCATTCCTGCAGTAGTTTTCACAATTCCTGCCCTGGCCTCAGCCGGAATTGACAGCAGAAAGGTCACAAAGGGTCATCAGGTAATCTCTCATGACCGAACAGACTGGTACTCAAGCAGGCAGGTGAATGAAAAGTATGCAGCTTCCAAGATCATTGTGGATCAGGAAAGTGACAGGATAGTTGGTGCCCATATACTTGGCCACAGGGCAGAAGAGGTGATCAATATCTTCTCAATGGCAATGCGAAAGGGCATCACACGCCAGGAACTCAAGGAAATGGCCTGGGCCTATCCCAGTGTCTGTGCTGATATCAGATACATGATACGCTGA
- a CDS encoding acylphosphatase, which translates to MQSSEMDACIEAYVSGRVQGVFFRQFTKDTATSLELKGYVKNLADGRVKVVARGDPESIEKLLNRLHEGPAMASVEGVNYRWVTECEEFRDFDIRR; encoded by the coding sequence ATGCAATCATCAGAAATGGATGCATGTATTGAGGCGTATGTCTCAGGCAGGGTGCAGGGGGTATTTTTCAGGCAGTTTACAAAGGATACTGCCACCTCCCTGGAACTTAAAGGGTATGTGAAGAACCTGGCTGATGGCAGGGTAAAGGTAGTTGCCAGAGGAGATCCTGAATCAATAGAAAAACTTCTCAACAGATTACACGAAGGACCTGCAATGGCATCTGTTGAGGGAGTAAACTACCGCTGGGTTACAGAGTGTGAAGAATTCAGGGATTTTGATATAAGACGCTGA
- a CDS encoding threonine--tRNA ligase: protein MQLLLIHSDYIEYETKKDTPVAEEIDESFKKGRLEEALTVFIAVESVDETGRGEVVSRAVADIKKVAGQVNTERIMLYPYAHLSSDLSSPSFAVSVLKELEEILSPDYEVSRAPFGWYKAFRISCKGHPLSELSKTIRPEKTEEICRQDEEVVSEALKAEDTATSYWKIMTPDGELHSIEDFDFKGHENLRKFVDYEITKNRKVEDAPPHVELMKRLELADYEPGSDSGNMRYYPKGRLVKSLLENYVLDTSTRYGAMEVETPLMYDMNHPTLKKYLDRFPARQYSIESDKKQLFLRFAACFGQFLMNHDMTISYRSLPMKMIEMTRYSFRREQRGELVGLRRLRAFTMPDMHTMCADMDQAVDQFGEQYSMCMDTLSSIGLGIDDYEVAIRFTRDFYDQNREFITSLAQTAGKPVLVEMWDKRFFYFVLKFEFNFVDAIAKASALSTVQIDVENAERYDISFTDTEGGSTRPVMLHCCPSGAIERCIYALLEKASMDSEKGKPPMLPVWLSPTQVRIIPVASRHLEFAEKVSEKLECRVDIDDREDSVGKKIRDAGREWVPYVAVIGDREAETGEISVTIRAESAPKKPVKVQMSAEELNDRIRLETCTMPYRNLALSKYISRRPKFI from the coding sequence ATGCAGTTATTACTGATCCATTCCGATTATATTGAATATGAGACAAAGAAGGATACTCCGGTTGCAGAAGAGATCGATGAGTCCTTCAAGAAGGGCAGGCTCGAGGAGGCACTTACTGTATTCATTGCTGTTGAGAGCGTGGATGAGACCGGGCGCGGGGAGGTTGTGTCAAGGGCAGTTGCTGATATAAAAAAGGTCGCAGGGCAGGTAAATACCGAACGTATCATGCTCTACCCCTACGCACATCTTAGCTCTGACCTTTCATCCCCCTCCTTTGCAGTATCGGTCCTGAAGGAACTGGAAGAGATACTGAGTCCGGATTATGAGGTTTCAAGGGCTCCCTTTGGCTGGTACAAGGCGTTCAGGATCAGCTGCAAGGGCCATCCTCTCTCAGAACTGTCAAAGACCATCAGGCCGGAAAAGACAGAAGAGATATGCAGGCAGGATGAGGAAGTTGTCTCCGAGGCTCTAAAAGCCGAGGATACTGCCACATCCTACTGGAAGATAATGACTCCTGATGGAGAACTTCACAGCATAGAGGACTTTGATTTCAAGGGTCATGAGAATCTGCGCAAATTCGTGGACTATGAGATCACAAAGAACAGGAAAGTCGAGGATGCACCGCCCCATGTTGAACTCATGAAACGCCTGGAGCTGGCAGATTATGAGCCAGGATCAGATTCCGGGAATATGCGATACTATCCAAAGGGCAGGCTGGTCAAGTCACTGCTGGAAAACTATGTACTGGATACCTCAACCAGATACGGGGCAATGGAAGTCGAGACTCCTCTCATGTATGATATGAACCATCCCACCCTGAAAAAGTACCTGGACAGGTTCCCTGCCCGCCAGTATTCCATAGAATCCGATAAGAAACAGCTCTTTCTCAGGTTTGCTGCATGCTTTGGCCAGTTTCTCATGAACCATGACATGACAATCTCTTACCGCAGCCTTCCAATGAAAATGATCGAAATGACCAGGTACAGTTTCAGGAGGGAGCAGAGAGGAGAACTTGTAGGACTTCGAAGACTGAGGGCATTCACAATGCCTGATATGCACACAATGTGTGCTGATATGGATCAGGCAGTGGACCAGTTTGGCGAGCAGTACAGCATGTGCATGGACACCCTCAGCAGTATCGGTCTTGGTATTGATGATTACGAGGTTGCCATCAGGTTTACCAGGGATTTCTATGACCAGAACCGGGAGTTTATCACATCCCTTGCACAGACTGCAGGAAAGCCTGTACTTGTTGAAATGTGGGATAAACGGTTCTTCTACTTTGTCCTGAAATTCGAGTTCAATTTCGTGGATGCAATAGCAAAGGCCAGTGCACTCTCCACAGTCCAGATCGATGTGGAAAATGCAGAAAGGTATGATATCTCCTTTACAGATACAGAAGGTGGATCCACAAGGCCTGTAATGCTTCACTGCTGTCCCAGTGGTGCCATTGAACGGTGTATCTACGCACTTCTGGAAAAGGCATCAATGGACTCTGAGAAAGGCAAGCCTCCAATGCTTCCGGTCTGGCTCTCCCCTACCCAGGTCAGGATAATACCGGTGGCTTCAAGGCACCTGGAATTTGCAGAAAAGGTCAGTGAGAAACTGGAGTGCAGGGTGGATATTGATGACCGCGAGGATTCTGTTGGCAAGAAGATACGTGATGCAGGACGGGAATGGGTACCCTATGTGGCAGTCATTGGTGACAGGGAAGCCGAGACCGGTGAGATAAGTGTAACCATCCGTGCAGAATCAGCCCCCAAAAAACCTGTGAAGGTACAGATGTCTGCAGAAGAACTCAATGACAGGATAAGGCTTGAAACATGCACAATGCCCTACCGCAATCTTGCGCTGTCAAAATATATCTCCCGAAGGCCAAAATTCATATAA
- the thiI gene encoding tRNA uracil 4-sulfurtransferase ThiI → MNDTVIVRYGELALKSRGTRNWYEKILIRNIKAMLESRGIDYSSVSRQWGRIFIHTDDPAAAEAASDVFGVVSASFARTIQADPGIIAETVAGYAEKVQEGQTYAIRSRRSGNHEFTSRDIALKCGDAVWEALENMGRTPAVDLTNPDHEIFVEVRDSKAYIFTDIIKGVGGLPLGTQGKMVALVSGGIDSPVAAWMMMRRGVEIIPAYFDNTPYADETTLERAAECIEILQKWAPGHPLKSYSVPHGPSLASFISYCGKKNTCILCKRTMYRVAYEIMKKENAHGIITGSSLGQVASQTSANMHAEIYGLGIPVYHPLIGLDKNDIIEMARKIGTYSISTKPATCCAAVPEYPEVSARFDALVAEEERAGIEDLVKSSVENARIMSPDSP, encoded by the coding sequence ATGAACGATACTGTCATAGTCCGCTACGGAGAACTTGCACTAAAGAGCAGGGGTACCCGGAACTGGTATGAGAAGATACTGATACGAAACATAAAGGCCATGCTCGAATCCCGCGGGATCGATTACAGCAGTGTTTCAAGACAGTGGGGCAGGATTTTCATCCATACCGATGACCCGGCAGCTGCAGAGGCTGCATCTGATGTGTTTGGAGTGGTCTCTGCCTCCTTTGCCCGTACCATCCAGGCAGATCCGGGTATTATTGCAGAAACAGTTGCAGGATACGCTGAAAAAGTCCAGGAAGGCCAGACCTATGCCATACGCTCCCGCAGATCAGGTAACCATGAATTCACCTCCCGCGACATTGCACTAAAATGCGGGGATGCTGTATGGGAAGCACTTGAGAACATGGGCCGCACACCTGCAGTTGACCTGACCAATCCTGATCATGAAATATTTGTTGAGGTCAGGGACAGCAAAGCCTATATTTTCACTGATATCATCAAAGGTGTGGGAGGACTGCCACTGGGTACCCAGGGGAAAATGGTTGCACTGGTCTCAGGTGGTATTGATTCTCCGGTGGCTGCATGGATGATGATGAGAAGGGGTGTGGAGATCATACCGGCCTATTTTGACAACACTCCATACGCAGATGAGACAACACTTGAAAGGGCAGCTGAATGTATTGAAATATTGCAGAAATGGGCGCCTGGTCATCCCCTGAAATCATATTCAGTACCCCATGGCCCAAGTCTTGCATCATTCATATCCTACTGCGGTAAGAAGAATACATGTATCCTGTGCAAGAGGACAATGTACCGTGTGGCCTATGAGATCATGAAAAAGGAAAATGCCCATGGTATCATCACAGGTTCCTCACTGGGCCAGGTTGCATCCCAGACCTCTGCCAACATGCATGCAGAGATCTATGGCCTGGGAATTCCGGTCTACCATCCACTGATCGGACTTGATAAGAACGATATCATTGAGATGGCAAGAAAGATCGGTACATACAGCATTTCCACAAAACCTGCAACCTGCTGTGCTGCAGTACCTGAATATCCTGAGGTAAGCGCACGCTTTGATGCACTGGTTGCAGAAGAGGAAAGGGCAGGAATAGAAGATCTGGTAAAAAGTTCAGTTGAGAATGCAAGGATAATGTCTCCGGATTCACCTTAA
- a CDS encoding SDR family NAD(P)-dependent oxidoreductase, with protein sequence MMRLKGHVAVVTGAGRGIGRAICLALADEGADIVAAARTEAEISQTAEMVKQKGSRALAVQTDVHSEMDVENLMTRTAERFGKIDILVNCAGTAVRKPFVETTTQEYDTIMDTNVKGVYLCTKHALRYMVPRNSGRIVNISSGAGKHGIPSLAVYSASKAAVIGLTQALAYELDEIRVYALCPGGVDTGMYRSMFDDEPPLKPEDVAYQVMEMCLPESVIPTGSAIEMYR encoded by the coding sequence ATGATGAGACTCAAAGGTCATGTTGCAGTTGTAACAGGAGCCGGTAGAGGTATTGGTCGTGCCATATGCCTGGCACTTGCAGATGAGGGTGCAGATATTGTTGCTGCTGCAAGAACTGAGGCTGAGATCAGCCAGACTGCAGAGATGGTAAAACAGAAAGGTAGCAGGGCACTGGCAGTGCAGACAGATGTACACTCTGAGATGGATGTTGAAAATCTCATGACCCGGACTGCTGAGCGCTTTGGCAAGATAGATATCCTGGTAAACTGTGCAGGTACTGCTGTTAGAAAACCGTTTGTTGAAACCACCACTCAGGAATATGACACAATAATGGATACCAATGTAAAGGGTGTGTACCTGTGCACAAAGCATGCACTAAGGTACATGGTTCCCAGAAACAGCGGCAGAATAGTCAATATTTCATCAGGTGCAGGCAAGCACGGTATTCCTTCACTTGCAGTATACAGTGCATCCAAGGCAGCGGTTATAGGACTCACACAGGCACTTGCCTATGAACTGGATGAGATAAGAGTATATGCACTGTGTCCTGGAGGAGTGGATACCGGAATGTATCGGTCAATGTTTGATGATGAGCCACCCCTCAAACCAGAAGACGTGGCGTATCAGGTAATGGAGATGTGTCTGCCTGAATCCGTGATACCCACAGGTTCGGCTATTGAAATGTATCGCTAA
- a CDS encoding PRC-barrel domain-containing protein, producing MTKPEMLSAESIKKDPIKDSSGKEIGKFIDFMVDMEKNTIPYVIVSLNIREGYVGVPWEIFKKGDGHYFLPDVDNSKLMDAPGFPENEWPDVTIRDFEERVNEHFGTRAFGRKMT from the coding sequence ATGACAAAACCTGAAATGCTATCAGCTGAAAGTATAAAAAAAGATCCAATAAAGGATTCCAGTGGCAAAGAAATAGGCAAATTCATAGACTTTATGGTGGACATGGAAAAGAACACAATTCCCTATGTGATAGTATCACTAAATATCAGGGAAGGGTATGTAGGTGTACCCTGGGAAATCTTCAAGAAAGGAGACGGTCACTACTTCCTGCCGGATGTTGATAATTCCAAACTGATGGATGCACCTGGATTCCCGGAAAACGAATGGCCTGATGTAACGATAAGGGACTTTGAAGAAAGGGTCAATGAACACTTTGGAACCAGGGCCTTTGGAAGAAAAATGACGTAA
- a CDS encoding dihydrolipoyl dehydrogenase family protein — MAEEYDVIVIGTGVSGGAAASRCRDGGMSVAVIDSGGYGGTCPQRGCIPKKVLVGGADMIDWPMRMIDKGSPVSGDFKLQWSELIKFKRTFTDPVAEKTENWLKSLGIATYHGRARFLDSHTLEFNDTKIRGKYIVIATGAKPAELGIKGGEHLVTSDGFMELDILPDDITFIGGGFISFEFAHVAARTGAEVRILNRSSRVLKGFDPEMVDLVVKATEDAGIDVITEKEPVSIEWLGDSYQVTTKDGDSFITGMVVHGAGRVPQTADLDVEKAGIETQKGRIVVNEYMQSVSSKHIYSVGDVTGDFKQLTPTAAYQAAVAATNIIEGNVEPIDYTGISGVVFTVPPLASVGIDSTQVQEGRHRVIFNDKKDWISSRRTNYGYSASKIIIDEKTGLIAGAHLLGPEAEEVINIFSMAMRLKIPAEKLKTFPYSYPTASTDIRSML, encoded by the coding sequence ATGGCAGAAGAATATGATGTGATAGTGATCGGTACCGGAGTTTCAGGCGGGGCAGCTGCCTCCAGGTGCAGGGATGGAGGAATGAGTGTAGCTGTCATAGACTCCGGTGGATACGGTGGAACATGCCCGCAGAGGGGGTGTATCCCCAAGAAGGTACTGGTGGGAGGTGCTGATATGATAGACTGGCCCATGCGAATGATCGATAAGGGCAGTCCTGTATCAGGCGACTTCAAACTCCAATGGTCTGAACTCATCAAATTCAAGCGCACCTTCACAGACCCTGTAGCCGAGAAGACCGAGAACTGGTTAAAATCCCTGGGAATAGCCACCTATCACGGAAGGGCGCGCTTTCTGGACAGTCACACCCTGGAATTCAACGACACCAAAATCCGGGGTAAATACATAGTGATTGCCACCGGTGCAAAACCTGCAGAACTGGGAATTAAAGGTGGGGAACATCTGGTAACAAGTGACGGATTCATGGAACTGGATATCCTGCCGGATGATATTACATTTATTGGAGGCGGGTTTATCTCATTCGAGTTTGCCCATGTGGCTGCCAGGACTGGTGCAGAGGTACGGATACTGAACAGAAGCAGCAGGGTTTTAAAAGGCTTTGATCCTGAAATGGTTGATCTTGTGGTAAAGGCAACAGAGGACGCAGGAATTGATGTGATTACAGAAAAGGAGCCGGTTTCAATAGAATGGCTGGGAGATTCATACCAGGTAACCACAAAGGATGGTGACTCTTTCATAACCGGAATGGTGGTGCACGGTGCAGGCAGGGTGCCCCAGACCGCTGATCTTGATGTTGAAAAAGCAGGAATTGAGACTCAGAAGGGCCGGATCGTTGTCAATGAGTATATGCAGAGTGTATCCAGCAAGCATATCTATTCTGTAGGTGATGTGACCGGAGACTTCAAGCAGCTCACACCCACAGCAGCCTACCAGGCAGCAGTTGCTGCAACCAATATCATTGAAGGAAATGTTGAACCCATAGACTATACCGGCATTTCCGGAGTTGTCTTCACAGTACCACCCCTGGCCTCTGTGGGAATTGACAGCACTCAGGTACAGGAGGGCAGGCACAGGGTGATATTCAATGATAAGAAGGACTGGATCTCCTCAAGACGCACAAATTACGGATACAGTGCCTCCAAAATCATCATTGATGAAAAGACCGGACTGATCGCAGGAGCACACCTGCTGGGACCTGAAGCAGAAGAGGTGATCAATATCTTCTCAATGGCAATGCGCCTGAAGATCCCTGCAGAGAAACTGAAAACATTCCCGTACTCGTACCCGACAGCATCCACAGATATCAGGTCAATGCTTTAA